A genome region from Ottowia testudinis includes the following:
- the atpE gene encoding F0F1 ATP synthase subunit C, protein MENVLGLVALACGLIVGLGAIGASIGIALMGGKFLESSARQPELMNELQTKMFVLAGLIDAAFLIGVAIALLFAFANPFTLG, encoded by the coding sequence ATGGAAAACGTTCTCGGCCTCGTCGCGCTGGCTTGCGGTCTCATCGTCGGCCTGGGCGCCATCGGTGCATCCATCGGCATCGCGCTGATGGGTGGCAAGTTCCTCGAATCGTCGGCGCGTCAGCCCGAGCTGATGAACGAGCTGCAGACCAAGATGTTCGTGTTGGCCGGCCTGATCGACGCCGCTTTCCTGATCGGCGTGGCCATTGCCCTGCTGTTCGCGTTTGCCAACCCCTTCACCCTCGGTTAA